From Fundulus heteroclitus isolate FHET01 chromosome 5, MU-UCD_Fhet_4.1, whole genome shotgun sequence, a single genomic window includes:
- the slx4 gene encoding LOW QUALITY PROTEIN: structure-specific endonuclease subunit SLX4 (The sequence of the model RefSeq protein was modified relative to this genomic sequence to represent the inferred CDS: inserted 2 bases in 1 codon): MMDDSELDFVDLCSKLLKRVRKKAADPGRQSREAEQRSSGHASRGNKKETKKQDGDRGSRSAASQPVEAGGSGCNSGDAGQPSAGGGLRAKDKVLLRMQAFKRASPQRMKHGIGPATWDDCALTAQQQKADKPSSPRSGPHPVNPAESDEAVALRLQQQLDREAAEAQVVDLEDGGLFFCQICQRDLSHMSSEGRTQHLNRCLDQNEQSDPSLPPPSAVPDCPICGKRFKSQKSRSGHLKRCSADMGVPPAVLLQALQRQAEESRSSTTANARMQPGGSKRKAPAKPEEARKKKKKKKKTDPLDEETMVALALSSSLQEQQKEQQAPSGPPHGCMTSVLTWKPDAARRRVKHKKAGVPRPPPLLLVQDAETALARLQERVSALLLRRRAPSPPTPTRRPSRLPGPTGAAPLWTKSTLPDGGAARLSDFYAAELRHLFAPLESAKVETDADLSSTSDKPETSVPPSCSQAASATRELHAGSQALQVLMELAEDGMTLTQSGYSDKAKQLSGFLQEEELAGRAEPTQDTSSSSSQAAARRSDRPDADRDGGIHESVALLSRLSSDLSSMVNNPQLSDLQLQVDSGEVFFAHSFMVYARCPLLAEMVHESGFGVQEEGAPAAQRVLLSDVPGPAVSALLRYLYTARCSVAAALRPHVLELASRFDLQELQQQLLLRDSQPENAAGDQPDPSREENVCDQTDQAFMELIRSMWHEEDEEGGDTGDSDGAGRLEEGRREEEEDTAGDGEERVNEEELEEIYEFAATQRQREERQSSVEQEEEEEDAAGTDLQPDPGSDPSYSRLFSQSWGVYDDAASKHSGRNLLQSSASVVDELPPNLPSPGPSPGRAAHRPVTTESQSPRRTRLPLSPDSPAKKAEPDLIVLSDSSEETDANSRPPPQSYTGIKSSHTPSPKDSAGSLELSPDPAGCSPELSWLIPATPLQAGRDTRTSSVQTDSSMCKKLFPREGSPPPASPPQSKGRASSSPLRRSDLRVSPIKCRSASEKTEVFAARLSFRDPSQRRSPLLLRFPPCSSTPLHPEPPLAPVPPAAWLLHGGPEGQDVPGRMTERTSLESLEATELGSFHLSPLSSPSDPPSSSSHAKSGVQHGLQRTAGRDEPEEMKGDVCGADVLESSFHQSFMDEPPIAFNDSWGPDGHAEPSPGGFSLRLRESGESSPPERAGSSSASKPASDSSNQNPAAGPXPHRSPEIDNALLDSKIWDSWEGDEEEEEEEQDLPLSQRLNMDALLKTPKPLKQRRRRSVVPITPMPHYSDMDTPDLKSKLSSFGVRPLPKRQMVLKLKEIHQYTHQLASSDSEEEEEPPRAKPPLSGAASCAQTGRFKEPRAPATTSPIKADQEEDGEVLSASQGSNTSSTAASEESERSNPELVLSSDGDSESEGGISSSQAASRLQDRLQAVRAFILSDSSLYSRILQYRPLVLSQLQQQLKAAGIRLGAAKLADYLDSQCITFTTAKPGRPAAARRRAKTGGRGARGGSRKNGALKL, encoded by the exons ATGATGGATGATTCGGAGCTGGACTTCGTCGATCTCTGCTCCAAGTTGCTGAAGCGGGTCCGCAAGAAGGCGGCAGACCCGGGCAGGCAGAGCAGGGAGGCAGAGCAGCGGAGCTCCGGCCACGCAAGCCGAGGGAACAAGAAGGAGACCAAGAAGCAGGATGGGGACCGCGGCTCCAGGTCTGCAGCCTCCCAGCCGGTGGAGGCTGGAGGAAGTGGGTGTAATTCAGGGGATGCTGGCCAGCCTTCAGCCGGCGGAGGCCTGAGGGCAAAAGACAAAGTACTCCTCAGGATGCAAGCGTTTAAGAGGGCTTCTCCACAGAGGATGAAGCACGGAATCGGACCGGCGACCTGGGACGACTGTGCGCTGACTGCACAGCAGCAAAAAGCAg ATAAGCCATCGTCCCCCCGCTCTGGTCCCCACCCTGTTAACCCCGCGGAGAGTGATGAGGCCGTGGCGCtgcggctgcagcagcagctggacagGGAGGCGGCAGAGGCCCAGGTGGTGGACCTGGAGGACGGAGGCCTCTTCTTCTGTCAGATCTGCCAAAGAGACTTATCACACATGAGCTCCGAGGGGCGCACGCAGCACCTCAACAG GTGTCTGGACCAGAACGAACAGAGCGACCCGTCTCTCCCTCCACCCTCTGCTGTCCCCGACTGCCCCATCTGTGGCAAGAGGTTCAAGAGCCAGAAGAGCCGCTCCGGCCACCTGAAGCGCTGCTCTGCAGACATGGGCGTCCCGCCGGCGGTGCTGCTGCAGGCTCTGCAGCGACAGGCGGAGGAGAGTCGGAGCTCCACCACCGCCAACGCTCG GATGCAGCCCGGCGGCAGCAAAAGGAAGGCTCCTGCTAAGCCAGAAGAagcaaggaagaagaagaagaagaagaagaagacggaccCGCTGGATGAGGAGACTATGGTGGCTCTGGCTCTGTCCTCCTCCCTGCAGGAGCAGCAGAAGGAGCAGCAGGCGCCAAGTGGTCCGCCGCACGGCTGCATGACTTCTGTGCTCACATGGAAGCCAGACGCTG CCAGGAGACGTGTGAAACATAAGAAGGCCGGCGTCCCTCGCCCCCCGCCTCTCCTCCTCGTCCAGGACGCAGAGACGGCCCTGGCGAGGCTGCAGGAACGAGTCTCCGCcctcctgctccgccgccgggcGCCCTCTCCTCCCACGCCGACGCGCCGCCCCAGCAGGCTGCCCGGCCCGACGGGCGCAGCGCCCCTCTGGACGAAGAGCACGCTGCCGGACGGCGGCGCCGCCCGTCTGTCTGATTTCTACGCCGCCGAGCTCCGGCACCTCTTTGCTCCGCTGGAGTCGGCGAAGGTGGAG ACGGATGCAGACTTATCGAGCACCAGCGACAAGCCGGAGACGTCTGTCCCGCCTTCCTGCTCCCAGGCTGCGTCCGCCACCAGAGAGCTGCACGCGGGAAGCCAGGCCCTCCAGGTCCTGATGGAGCTGGCCGAAGACGGCATGACTCTGACGCAATCTGGATACTCTGACAAAG CCAAGCAGCTGAGCGGTTTCCTCCAGGAGGAAGAGTTGGCGGGTCGGGCCGAGCCGACACAggacaccagcagcagcagcagccaggcaGCAGCCAGGCGGTCAGATCGTCCAGATGCAGACAGAGACGGAGGGATCCACGAGTCG GTGGCGCTGCTGTCCAGGCTGTCTTCAGACCTGAGCAGCATGGTGAACAACCCTCAGCTCAGTGATCTGCAGCTCCAAGTGGACAGCGGCGAGGTCTTCTTCGCACATTCCTTCATGGTGTACGCtcgctgccccctgctggcggAAATG GTGCATGAGAGCGGGTTCGGGGTGCAGGAGGAGGGCGCGCCCGCGGCTCAGAGGGTGCTGCTGAGCGACGTGCCGGGCCCGGCGGTGTCGGCTCTGCTGCGGTACCTCTACACCGCCCGCTGCTCCGTCGCCGCGGCGCTGCGGCCTCACGTGCTGGAGCTGGCGTCCAG GTTCGACCTGCAGGAGCTTCAGCAGCAGCTACTGCTGCGTGATTCACAGCCGGAGAACGCGGCGGGCGACCAGCCCGACCCGAGCCGGGAGGAAAACGTCTGCGACCAAACGGATCAGGCCTTCATGGAGCTCATCCGATCCATGTGGCacgaggaggacgaggagggaGGCGACACCGGGGACTCGGACGGCGCAGGGCGGCTGGAGGAGGGCCgacgagaggaggaggaggacaccGCAGGCGACGGAGAGGAGCGAGTGAacgaggaggagctggaggagatcTACGAGTTTGCtgccacacagagacagagggaggagCGGCAGAGCAGcgtggagcaggaggaggaggaggaggatgcagCGGgtacagacctgcagcctgaccCCGGGTCAGATCCCAGCTACAGTCGCCTGTTCTCTCAGTCCTGGGGCGTCTACGATGACGCAGCGTCTAAACATTCAGGCAGGAACTTGCTTCAGTCATCAGCGAGTGTCGTAGACGAGCTTCCCCCCAACCTGCCCTCCCCAGGGCCGTCCCCGGGCCGAGCGGCCCACCGACCGGTGACCACTGAGAGCCAAAGTCCTCGCCGTACCCGCCTCCCTCTTTCGCCCGATTCCCCCGCAAAGAAAGCCGAACCCGACCTCATAGTTCTGTCCGATTCCAGCGAAGAGACGGACGCAAACAGCCGGCCTCCGCCTCAGAGCTACACAGGCATCAAATCCAGTCACACCCCGAGTCCCAAAGACTCTGCTGGCAGTTTGGAGCTCAGCCCCGATCCGGCCGGCTGCTCCCCAGAGCTCTCCTGGCTGATCCCTGCCACGCCTCTCCAGGCTGGCCGGGACACGAGGACCAGCTCGGTGCAGACCGACAGCAGCATGTGCAAGAAGCTTTTCCCAAGAGAGGGCTCCCCCCCACCCGCCTCGCCTCCCCAGAGCAAAGGCCGAGCCTCCAGCAGTCCTCTTAGACGCTCAGATCTCAGAGTTTCTCCCATAAAATGTCGGAGCGCCAGTGAGAAAACCGAAGTCTTTGCCGCCCGCCTTTCCTTCAGAGATCCCTCACAGCGAAGGTCTCCTCTCCTGCTGAGGTTTCCGCCGTGCAGCAGCACCCCGCTGCACCCAGAGCCCCCGCTGGCCCCCGTCCCCCCGGCCGCCTGGCTGCTCCACGGGGGACCGGAGGGGCAGGACGTTCCCGGGCGAATGACAGAGAGGACTTCCTTAGAAAGCCTGGAGGCAACAGAGTTGGGGAGCTTTCATCTGTCTCCTCTATCCAGCCCCTCAGATCCgccctcctcttcttctcacgCCAAATCCGGCGTCCAGCACGGTCTCCAGAGGACAGCAGGGAGGGACGAGCCAGAGGAGATGAAGGGAGACGTATGTGGTGCAGATGTCCTGGAGTCCAGTTTCCACCAGAGCTTCATGGATGAACCTCCGATAGCGTTCAATGATTCCTGGGGACCCGACGGCCACGCAGAGCCCAGTCCAGGCGGCTTCAGCCTCAGACTCAGAGAGAGTGGAGAGTCCAGCCCGCCAGAGAGAGCCGGGTCCTCCTCCGCCTCCAAGCCGGCGTCCGATAGCAGCAACCAGAATCCCGCCGCGGGCCC GCCTCACCGCTCACCGGAGATCGACAACGCGCTCCTGGACTCCAAAATATGGGACAGCTGGGAGGGggatgaagaagaagaggaggaagagcaggaCCTTCCTCTTTCTCAAAGGCTGAACATGGACGCGCTGCTTAAAACTCCAA AACCGTTGAAGCAGAGACGGCGCCGCTCCGTGGTCCCCATCACTCCCATGCCTCACTACTCTGACATGGACACACCGGACCTCAAGAGCAAACTCAGCAG CTTCGGCGTGCGGCCGTTACCCAAGCGTCAGATGGTCCTCAAGCTGAAGGAGATCCACCAGTACACCCACCAGCTGGCCAGCTCCGActcagaggaggaagaagagcccCCCCGGGCGAAGCCTCCGCTCAGCGGGGCGGCCTCCTGCGCCCAGACGGGGCGGTTTAAAGAGCCGAGGGCGCCTGCCACCACCTCCCCCATCAAAGCTGACCAAGAGGAGGACGGCGAGGTGCTCTCTGCCTCTCAGGGCTCCAACACCTCCTCCACCGCCGCCAGCGAGGAGTCCGAAAG GTCCAACCCCGAGCTGGTTCTCTCTTCTGACGGCGACTCGGAGAGCGAAGGCGGCATCTCGTCCTCCCAGGCTGCGTCGCGCCTGCAGGACCGCCTCCAGGCGGTGCGCGCCTTCATCCTGTCGGACTCCAGCCTGTACAGTCGGATCCTGCAGTACCGGCCCTTGGTTCTCTCccagctccagcagcagctcaagGCGGCGGGGATCCGCCTGGGCGCCGCCAAGCTGGCCGACTACCTGGACTCCCAGTGCATCACCTTCACCACGGCCAAGCCGGGCCGCCCTGCAGCCGCACGCAGACGGGCCAAGACGGGGGGCCGGGGGGCGAGAGGAGGGAGCAGGAAAAACGGCGCTTTGAAACTTTAA
- the mcrip2 gene encoding MAPK regulated corepressor interacting protein 2 isoform X1: protein MMYTITRGPSKLVTQRRTGPTQQIESKFSDLKLKPTSWLASNSPPPKIVFNRLNGKRHNGTATQKSHSPAAEGFTPAHEENVRFVYEVWQEVEQKLEDRGESADSKGPVQYTEKTPSTVMKNFVPIDLEEWWAQRFLANIANLS, encoded by the exons ATGATGTACACAATCACCAGAGGTCCCAGCAAACTTGTTACACAGCGGAGGACAG GTCCCACGCAGCAGATCGAGAGCAAGTTCAGCGACTTGAAGCTAAAGCCCACCTCCTGGTTGGCCTCTAA CTCCCCGCCCCCAAAGATCGTCTTCAACCGACTCAACGGGAAGCGCCACAACGGGACGGCCACGCAGAAGAGCCACAGCCCCGCCGCAGAGGGATTCACACCCGCGCACGAGGAGAACGTCAGATTCGTCTACGAAG TTTGGCAGGAGGTGGAGCAGAAGCTGGAGGACCGAGGGGAGTCGGCTGACAGCAAGGGGCCTGTTCAGTACACAGAGAAGACCCCCAGCACTGTAATGAAGA ACTTTGTGCCTATAGACCTGGAGGAGTGGTGGGCTCAGCGCTTCCTCGCCAACATTGCCAACCTGTCGTAA
- the mcrip2 gene encoding MAPK regulated corepressor interacting protein 2 isoform X2, producing the protein MWVNALKKPEATSELLFVFPINKQTMHDGCSPSSPPPKIVFNRLNGKRHNGTATQKSHSPAAEGFTPAHEENVRFVYEVWQEVEQKLEDRGESADSKGPVQYTEKTPSTVMKNFVPIDLEEWWAQRFLANIANLS; encoded by the exons ATGTGGGTCAACGCTCTGAAGAAACCAGAGGCCACCTCAGAGTTATTGTTTGTCTTCCCCATCAATAAACAAACGATGCACGACGGTTGCAGTCCAAG CTCCCCGCCCCCAAAGATCGTCTTCAACCGACTCAACGGGAAGCGCCACAACGGGACGGCCACGCAGAAGAGCCACAGCCCCGCCGCAGAGGGATTCACACCCGCGCACGAGGAGAACGTCAGATTCGTCTACGAAG TTTGGCAGGAGGTGGAGCAGAAGCTGGAGGACCGAGGGGAGTCGGCTGACAGCAAGGGGCCTGTTCAGTACACAGAGAAGACCCCCAGCACTGTAATGAAGA ACTTTGTGCCTATAGACCTGGAGGAGTGGTGGGCTCAGCGCTTCCTCGCCAACATTGCCAACCTGTCGTAA